The proteins below come from a single Corylus avellana chromosome ca3, CavTom2PMs-1.0 genomic window:
- the LOC132174370 gene encoding expansin-A7-like, which produces MASSSSLQLWRFSFFLMASTLAMIISSKPTVAVIFRPSPWQLAHATFYGDETAAETMGGACGYGNLFVNGYGTDTAALSSTLFNNGYACGTCYQIKCYQSKWCFSQVPFTTVTATNLCPPNWSQDSNAGGWCNPPRTHFDMSKPAFMKIAQWKAGIVPVMYRRVPCQRTGGLRFAFQGNGYWLLVYVMNVAGGGDISGMWVKGSRTGWISMSHNWGASYQAFATLGGQSLSFKITSYSTKETIIAWNVAPASWNVGLSYKTNVNFH; this is translated from the exons atggcttcttcttcttccctgcAATTATGGAGGTTTAGCTTCTTCTTGATGGCATCGACATTGGCAATGATCATCAGCAGCAAACCAACAGTTGCTGTAATCTTCCGACCGAGCCCATGGCAGCTTGCCCACGCCACCTTTTATGGCGATGAGACTGCCGCCGAGACCATGG GAGGAGCTTGTGGGTATGGTAATCTGTTTGTCAATGGCTACGGAACAGACACGGCGGCCTTGAGCTCAACTTTGTTCAACAATGGCTACGCCTGTGGGACTTGTTACCAGATTAAGTGCTATCAATCAAAATGGTGCTTTTCACAGGTGCCGTTCACCACCGTGACGGCGACGAACCTTTGCCCGCCAAATTGGTCTCAGGACTCCAACGCCGGCGGGTGGTGCAACCCACCTCGAACTCACTTTGACATGTCCAAGCCTGCTTTCATGAAAATTGCACAGTGGAAGGCTGGCATTGTCCCTGTCATGTACCGCAG AGTGCCATGCCAAAGGACAGGAGGGCTTCGATTCGCCTTCCAAGGAAATGGGTACTGGTTGCTGGTGTATGTGATGAATGTTGCAGGTGGAGGAGACATATCTGGAATGTGGGTGAAGGGGAGCAGAACAGGGTGGATAAGCATGAGCCACAACTGGGGAGCTTCATACCAAGCATTTGCAACTCTGGGAGGCCAATCTCTTTCCTTCAAGATCACCTCATACTCAACCAAGGAGACCATAATTGCATGGAATGTTGCCCCTGCGAGCTGGAATGTTGGGCTCAGTTATAAGACAAATGTCAACTTCCACTGA
- the LOC132175863 gene encoding PGR5-like protein 1A, chloroplastic isoform X2 has product MASKLSFTSASPRLHTTPIKRPLVPISSVVSSLSSSARVQSVQFNGRHVCLRRRVLLLSTKATADQQDQAEGADIVDSKILPYCSIDQKGKKSIGELEQEFLQALQSFYYEGKAIMSNEEFDNLKEELMWEGSSVVMLSSDEQKFLEASMAYVAGKPILTNEEYDNLKLRLKIEGSDIVVEGPRCSLRSRKVYSDLTVDYLKMLLLNVPATVVALGLFFFLDDLTGFEITYLLELPEPFSFIFTWFAAVPLIVWLALSLTNVIVKDFLILKGPCPNCGTENLSFFGTILSISSGGTSNSVKCSK; this is encoded by the exons ATGGCTAGCAAGTTATCCTTCACTTCAGCATCCCCTCGTTTACACACAACCCCCATTAAAAGACCCTTGGTTCCTATTTCTTCTGTTGTgtcttctttatcttcttctgcAAGGGTTCAGTCGGTTCAGTTCAATGGAAGGCATGTGTGCCTTCGACGCCGAGTTTTGCTGCTTTCCACCAAGGCCACTGCTGACCAACAAG aCCAGGCTGAAGGAGCTGATATCGTCGACAGTAAAATCCTGCCATATTGTAGCATAgaccaaaaagggaaaaagtcAATTGGTGAACTTGAACAAGAGTTTCTTCAAGCCCTACAA TCATTCTATTATGAGGGAAAAGCTATAATGTCGAATGAGGAATTTGATAATCTCAAGGAAGAATTAATGTGGGAAGGAAGCAGCGTTGTCATGCTAA GTTCCGATGAACAGAAGTTTCTTGAAGCTTCAATGGCTTATGTGGCTGGGAAACCAATTCTGACCAATGAAGAGTATGATAATTTGAAGTTGAGGCTAAAG atTGAAGGGAGTGACATTGTAGTTGAGGGTCCACGATGCAGTCTCCGAAGTAGAAAG GTTTACAGTGACTTGACAGTTGACTATTTGAAGATGCTTCTGTTGAACGTCCCAGCGACGGTTGTTGCGTTAGGATT GTTTTTCTTCCTTGATGATCTGACTGGATTTGAAATTACATATCTGCTTGAG CTCCCCGAGCCATTCAGCTTCATTTTCACATGGTTTGCTGCTGTGCCCCTCATAGTTTGGCTAGCTCTATCACTTACAAATGTGATTGTGAAGGATTTTTTGATCTTAAAG GGCCCATGTCCCAATTGTGGTACTGAGAATCTCTCCTTCTTTGGCACCATATTGTCAATTTCTAGTGGTGGCACCAGCAACAGTGTCAAATGTTCCAAGTAA
- the LOC132176410 gene encoding uncharacterized protein LOC132176410 → MSSKPTSSHHMGSLFSIITLIILSWASLASKKAEAQGIQSAHLLDLYIRDYTFKSYNQHFRTGILHTVHLPANFSGIRVDTVRFRCGSLRRYGAQVREFHLGVGVTVHPCVERVMVVRQKLGSNWSSLYYANYDLSGYQLVSPILGLLAYNAGTNVNFSNSFELGILAGAKPIRVDFSNTTKLSNMQGIMPYCASFESDGKVTLANQVSPNVCVATRHGHFGLVIETPRPGQLRGKISRWKVAVGSSVGAALGAFLLGLLLVALFVKVKKKSRMEEMERRAYEEEALQVSMVGHVRAPTASVTRTLPAIEHEYVPPPPRGIVHLCL, encoded by the coding sequence ATGTCTTCTAAACCAACCTCATCTCATCACATGGGCTCCCTCTTCTCTATTATCACATTGATAATCCTTTCATGGGCATCCTTAGCATCAAAAAAAGCTGAAGCTCAGGGAATTCAATCAGCCCATCTTCTTGATCTTTACATCAGAGACTACACTTTTAAGTCCTACAACCAACACTTCAGGACTGGAATACTGCACACTGTACATTTACCAGCAAACTTCTCTGGCATCAGGGTCGACACGGTGAGATTCAGATGCGGCAGCCTCCGAAGATATGGTGCACAGGTTAGGGAATTTCATCTGGGTGTTGGTGTGACTGTGCATCCATGTGTGGAGAGAGTCATGGTAGTTAGGCAAAAGTTGGGATCCAATTGGTCTTCCTTATACTATGCTAATTATGATCTATCAGGATACCAACTTGTGTCTCCTATTCTAGGCCTTCTAGCTTATAATGCTGGAACCAATGTGAATTTCAGCAACTCTTTTGAGCTTGGAATTCTTGCAGGAGCAAAACCCATCAGAGTAGACTTCAGCAACACTACAAAGTTGAGCAATATGCAGGGAATTATGCCATATTGTGCTAGTTTTGAGAGTGATGGAAAAGTCACACTAGCAAATCAGGTATCACCTAATGTATGTGTAGCAACAAGGCATGGCCATTTTGGATTGGTCATTGAGACCCCCCGGCCAGGGCAGTTGAGGGGAAAGATTAGCCGGTGGAAAGTGGCGGTCGGAAGTTCCGTCGGGGCGGCATTGGGtgcttttcttttgggtttgcTTCTGGTGGCATTGTTTGTCAAGGTGAAGAAGAAGTCAAGAATGGAAGAGATGGAGAGAAGGGCCTATGAAGAAGAAGCTTTGCAGGTTTCCATGGTTGGACATGTGAGAGCTCCTACAGCATCTGTAACTCGAACATTGCCTGCAATTGAGCATGAGTACGTACCTCCTCCTCCTCGTGGAATTGTCCATTTGTGTCTCTGA
- the LOC132174371 gene encoding expansin-A7-like, with translation MAAASLDQSWSFRFFLLMASILAISCKSSAAFRPSLWQLAHATFYGDETASATMGGACGYGNLFATGYGTDTVALSSTLFNNGYACGTCYQIKCFQSQWCYGSVPYITVTATNLCPPNWSQDSNSGGWCNPPRTHFDMSKPAFMKVAEWKAGIIPVMYRRVPCQRAGGLQFSFQGNGYWLLVYVMNVGGAGDIAQMWVKGSKTDWISMSHNWGASYQAFAALGSQSLSFRLISYSTRETIIAWNVAPANWNVGLTYQATVNFH, from the exons ATGGCTGCGGCTTCCCTTGATCAATCATGGAGCTTTAGATTCTTCTTGTTGATGGCCTCTATACTGGCAATCAGCTGCAAGTCGTCCGCCGCCTTCCGGCCAAGCCTATGGCAGCTCGCCCACGCAACTTTTTATGGTGACGAGACAGCCTCTGCGACCATGG GAGGAGCTTGTGGGTATGGAAACTTGTTCGCTACTGGTTACGGAACAGACACAGTAGCCTTAAGCTCAACTTTGTTCAACAATGGCTACGCCTGTGGGACTTGTTACCAGATTAAGTGTTTTCAATCTCAGTGGTGCTACGGATCGGTCCCATACATCACCGTGACGGCGACCAACCTTTGCCCGCCAAATTGGTCTCAGGACTCCAACTCCGGCGGGTGGTGCAACCCCCCTCGAACCCACTTTGACATGTCCAAGCCTGCTTTCATGAAAGTTGCAGAGTGGAAGGCTGGCATTATCCCTGTCATGTACCGCAG AGTGCCATGCCAAAGGGCTGGAGGGCTTCAATTCTCTTTCCAAGGAAATGGGTACTGGTTGCTGGTGTATGTGATGAACGTTGGAGGTGCCGGAGACATTGCTCAGATGTGGGTGAAAGGAAGCAAAACGGACTGGATAAGCATGAGCCACAACTGGGGAGCATCGTACCAGGCATTTGCTGCTCTGGGAAGCCAATCTCTTTCTTTCAGGCTCATCTCATACTCTACCAGGGAGACCATAATTGCATGGAATGTTGCCCCTGCAAATTGGAATGTAGGATTGACTTATCAGGCCACTGTGAACTTCCATTGA
- the LOC132175863 gene encoding PGR5-like protein 1A, chloroplastic isoform X1 — translation MASKLSFTSASPRLHTTPIKRPLVPISSVVSSLSSSARVQSVQFNGRHVCLRRRVLLLSTKATADQQDQAEGADIVDSKILPYCSIDQKGKKSIGELEQEFLQALQSFYYEGKAIMSNEEFDNLKEELMWEGSSVVMLSSDEQKFLEASMAYVAGKPILTNEEYDNLKLRLKIEGSDIVVEGPRCSLRSRKVYSDLTVDYLKMLLLNVPATVVALGLFFFLDDLTGFEITYLLELPEPFSFIFTWFAAVPLIVWLALSLTNVIVKDFLILKGPCPNCGTENLSFFGTILSISSGGTSNSVKCSNCGTELVYDSKTRLITLPEGSQA, via the exons ATGGCTAGCAAGTTATCCTTCACTTCAGCATCCCCTCGTTTACACACAACCCCCATTAAAAGACCCTTGGTTCCTATTTCTTCTGTTGTgtcttctttatcttcttctgcAAGGGTTCAGTCGGTTCAGTTCAATGGAAGGCATGTGTGCCTTCGACGCCGAGTTTTGCTGCTTTCCACCAAGGCCACTGCTGACCAACAAG aCCAGGCTGAAGGAGCTGATATCGTCGACAGTAAAATCCTGCCATATTGTAGCATAgaccaaaaagggaaaaagtcAATTGGTGAACTTGAACAAGAGTTTCTTCAAGCCCTACAA TCATTCTATTATGAGGGAAAAGCTATAATGTCGAATGAGGAATTTGATAATCTCAAGGAAGAATTAATGTGGGAAGGAAGCAGCGTTGTCATGCTAA GTTCCGATGAACAGAAGTTTCTTGAAGCTTCAATGGCTTATGTGGCTGGGAAACCAATTCTGACCAATGAAGAGTATGATAATTTGAAGTTGAGGCTAAAG atTGAAGGGAGTGACATTGTAGTTGAGGGTCCACGATGCAGTCTCCGAAGTAGAAAG GTTTACAGTGACTTGACAGTTGACTATTTGAAGATGCTTCTGTTGAACGTCCCAGCGACGGTTGTTGCGTTAGGATT GTTTTTCTTCCTTGATGATCTGACTGGATTTGAAATTACATATCTGCTTGAG CTCCCCGAGCCATTCAGCTTCATTTTCACATGGTTTGCTGCTGTGCCCCTCATAGTTTGGCTAGCTCTATCACTTACAAATGTGATTGTGAAGGATTTTTTGATCTTAAAG GGCCCATGTCCCAATTGTGGTACTGAGAATCTCTCCTTCTTTGGCACCATATTGTCAATTTCTAGTGGTGGCACCAGCAACAGTGTCAAATGTTCCAA TTGTGGAACTGAACTGGTGTATGACTCAAAAACACGCTTGATTACATTGCCAGAAGGAAGCCAAGCTTGA
- the LOC132176739 gene encoding histone deacetylase complex subunit SAP18-like: protein MDKRGRDAKMVAAAQPQGRPNSTRPLPPPEGLQSRAPPLARPRFEPVDREKTCPLLLRVFTKIGSHHSEEDFAVRGKEPKDEVQIYTWKDATLRELTDLVKEVAPEARRRNAKLSFAFVYPDQRGRFVLRVVGMTHSYGNGRRLDDSKSLGELSFQIGDYLDVAIL from the exons ATGGACAAGAGAGGCAGAGACGCGAAAATGGTTGCAGCCGCTCAACCCCAGGGCAGACCCAATTCGACCAGACCCCTCCCGCCACCCGAGGGTCTTCAGTCCAGGGCACCACCCCTAGCTCGCCCACGCTTCGAACCCGTCGATCGCGaaaag ACTTGCCCTCTGTTGCTCCGAGTTTTCACCAAG ATTGGAAGTCATCATAGTGAGGAGGATTTTGCAGTGAGGGGAAAGGAACCCAAGGATGAGGTTCAAATTTATACATGGAAAGATGCAACACTCCGTGAATTGACTGATCTC GTTAAAGAGGTTGCTCCAGAGGCCAGGAGAAGAAATGCTAAACTATCTTTTGCTTTTGTATATCCTGATCAACGTGGTCGTTTTGTGTTGAGAGTG GTCGGGATGACGCATTCTTATGGAAACGGCAGACGGCTAGACGACAGCAAGTCATTGGGTGAACTTAGCTTCCAG ATTGGAGATTACTTAGATGTGGCAATCTTGTAG